From Denitrovibrio acetiphilus DSM 12809, the proteins below share one genomic window:
- a CDS encoding permease, with translation MQDSFAIALAEFIHVGGALVGIIAIVSILTGVMREYIPQKKLQSKLAKKSRFGSLIGASFGVLTPFCSASVVPVSMGMAEMGVSMGTIFGFLISAPLCNFVVTGMILAVFGFKVTAIYFIITFCIAVLSGFIMERSPWRHEIKRGAELDKSSGSAPACGAEDTANRQSCADIPPQPSGCCGDVTQQSDEPKQVFKRAMKFAWVLFKRIIPYVLIGALISAVSAAYLPAEIVEKYAGGDKWYSIPIAAAIGIPLYLRIEMAIPLLKVLIAKGMSMGAAMALVIGGTGASLPEIAIISSVLKPKAVVAFIVTVLGAAVLGGIIFQVIL, from the coding sequence ATGCAAGACAGTTTCGCAATAGCTCTGGCAGAGTTTATTCATGTGGGCGGTGCTCTTGTCGGCATCATCGCCATAGTTTCTATTCTGACAGGGGTAATGCGCGAGTATATCCCGCAGAAAAAGCTTCAGAGTAAACTCGCCAAAAAGAGCAGATTTGGTTCTTTAATAGGTGCATCTTTCGGGGTTTTAACCCCTTTTTGCAGTGCATCTGTGGTGCCTGTGTCCATGGGAATGGCAGAAATGGGTGTTTCTATGGGTACTATTTTCGGTTTCCTGATTTCGGCACCTCTGTGTAATTTTGTAGTTACAGGGATGATTCTGGCAGTTTTCGGTTTTAAGGTGACGGCAATATATTTCATCATAACATTTTGCATTGCAGTCCTTTCAGGCTTTATAATGGAACGTTCTCCATGGCGCCATGAGATAAAACGTGGTGCTGAACTTGACAAAAGCTCAGGCTCTGCACCCGCATGCGGAGCGGAGGACACAGCAAACCGTCAGAGCTGTGCAGACATACCCCCACAGCCAAGCGGATGTTGTGGAGATGTCACACAGCAGTCAGATGAACCAAAACAGGTGTTTAAACGTGCGATGAAATTCGCATGGGTACTGTTTAAACGTATAATTCCATATGTATTAATAGGCGCTCTCATCAGTGCGGTTTCAGCGGCGTACCTGCCTGCTGAAATAGTGGAAAAGTATGCCGGAGGAGACAAATGGTATTCTATCCCTATCGCCGCCGCTATCGGGATACCGTTATATCTGCGTATAGAAATGGCTATACCTCTGCTGAAGGTGCTGATTGCAAAAGGGATGAGCATGGGGGCAGCTATGGCTCTGGTTATCGGCGGTACGGGGGCAAGTTTGCCCGAGATAGCTATAATCTCATCTGTTCTCAAACCGAAAGCTGTCGTAGCATTTATTGTTACTGTTTTGGGAGCGGCTGTTCTCGGCGGTATTATTTTTCAGGTTATACTTTGA
- a CDS encoding sensor histidine kinase — translation MKNLILRITPKSFSKRIALLVAVLAFFTMLINILIVFLFEYSNDSKNAQYSIDSQFSIMKKDVSEAIITDDIYSLYTMISEVSKNIDHIDNIIVFDPQGNYITDAKVLRKPPQEDNRLTKIEKEVNAGVSPVGVIAFYIDKRSILIDVLGKVEYLAISNTIIILLGALAGIYLSKMLTSPLTTLHAQLSQVNVLDLPFKFSLPAYSSSETCQLKEIIEDLSCRLKESLEKISHQQKEMSRSERLAYLGTMSAGLAHELKNPIMSINLVIDSMVQDNANDPQFLEDYKIVKSQADKLVYRINEFLEYSKPVKIEKTAFSLFSLASQIKQQSYSEKLIEIDMKFDIPEDKIVFSDLEKIVQLCQIMLHNSIQANASQANIAMTVTDDNFRMVYTDNGKGFADADISKIMLPFYSTKKEGVGLGLAICSTILDAIDGQIEADPSYKSGACFIIVFPAGENQQL, via the coding sequence TTGAAGAATTTAATTCTAAGAATAACCCCCAAAAGCTTCAGTAAACGGATAGCCCTACTTGTTGCGGTTCTTGCTTTTTTTACGATGCTGATAAATATTCTGATCGTATTTCTGTTCGAATATTCAAACGATTCAAAAAACGCACAATACAGCATTGATTCGCAGTTTAGCATAATGAAAAAAGATGTTTCTGAGGCTATTATTACTGATGATATATACAGTCTTTATACAATGATCAGTGAGGTCTCAAAAAATATAGACCACATTGATAATATTATAGTTTTTGATCCTCAGGGCAACTACATTACAGACGCGAAAGTGCTGAGGAAACCCCCGCAGGAAGACAACAGACTTACAAAAATAGAAAAAGAAGTAAATGCAGGTGTCAGCCCGGTGGGAGTGATAGCCTTTTATATTGATAAGAGGTCAATACTCATTGATGTTTTAGGAAAAGTTGAATATCTGGCAATTTCTAATACCATCATAATCCTGTTAGGTGCGCTTGCAGGTATTTATCTGAGTAAGATGCTTACAAGTCCGCTTACGACTCTCCATGCGCAGCTATCACAAGTTAATGTTCTGGATCTGCCGTTTAAATTCTCTCTGCCGGCATACAGCTCTTCAGAAACATGCCAGCTCAAAGAGATAATAGAGGATCTGTCCTGCCGTCTGAAGGAGTCACTGGAAAAAATCTCTCATCAGCAGAAAGAGATGTCGCGTTCTGAAAGACTTGCATACCTTGGCACGATGTCTGCCGGACTCGCTCATGAACTTAAAAACCCCATAATGTCAATAAATCTCGTTATAGATTCCATGGTGCAGGACAATGCAAATGACCCTCAGTTTCTTGAAGATTATAAAATAGTAAAATCTCAGGCAGATAAATTGGTTTACCGCATAAATGAATTTCTGGAATATTCAAAACCTGTGAAAATTGAAAAAACTGCGTTTTCTTTGTTTAGTCTCGCGTCACAAATAAAACAGCAGAGTTATTCAGAAAAACTGATTGAAATAGATATGAAATTTGATATTCCGGAAGACAAAATTGTTTTTTCTGATTTAGAAAAAATAGTTCAGCTTTGTCAGATCATGCTCCATAACTCTATACAAGCAAACGCTTCGCAAGCTAACATCGCCATGACTGTTACTGACGACAACTTCAGGATGGTATATACCGATAACGGTAAGGGGTTTGCTGATGCCGATATCTCAAAAATAATGCTTCCTTTCTATTCAACAAAGAAAGAAGGAGTTGGGCTGGGGCTTGCGATATGCTCTACTATACTGGATGCCATTGACGGGCAAATTGAAGCAGACCCATCATATAAAAGCGGAGCCTGTTTCATTATCGTATTCCCTGCTGGTGAGAATCAGCAGCTGTAG
- a CDS encoding ABC transporter ATP-binding protein has product MLKVDNISYRRNDRNILRSVSFETCKGQLYAVIGPNGAGKSTLLNIISGRIRPSHGSVFIGEMNVAEQNRRSIATYVSYLTQANQAVPCSVEDSVMIGRKPYISWRVSKDDLIKTDKVIEELNLGYIRKKCVTQISGGEFQKSLIARALVQETDVVLMDEPINHLDIRNQIEIMDIIRHVTQTKALNTVVVMHDINLAMRYADKILLLDKGEVRRFCSPDEFDEKDVSSVYNVPFFTKGINDRKYLLY; this is encoded by the coding sequence ATGCTTAAAGTTGACAATATTTCATATAGACGAAACGACAGAAACATATTGCGGTCTGTGAGCTTTGAAACCTGCAAAGGTCAGCTATACGCTGTGATCGGTCCGAATGGAGCGGGTAAAAGCACTCTGTTGAATATTATTTCAGGACGGATCAGACCTTCCCACGGCAGCGTTTTTATCGGTGAAATGAATGTCGCAGAGCAGAACCGCAGGAGTATCGCAACATATGTTTCCTATCTCACTCAGGCAAATCAGGCTGTTCCGTGTTCTGTGGAAGATTCAGTTATGATAGGACGCAAACCCTATATAAGCTGGCGGGTTTCAAAGGATGATTTAATAAAAACTGATAAAGTTATTGAGGAACTTAACTTAGGCTATATCAGAAAAAAATGTGTTACGCAGATATCCGGCGGAGAATTTCAGAAAAGCCTTATAGCCAGGGCACTTGTACAGGAGACTGATGTCGTTTTGATGGACGAGCCTATTAATCATCTGGATATACGGAATCAAATTGAGATTATGGATATAATCAGGCACGTTACCCAAACAAAAGCTCTTAATACTGTTGTGGTCATGCACGACATAAATCTGGCTATGAGATATGCAGATAAAATTCTGCTGCTTGACAAAGGGGAAGTCAGGAGGTTTTGTTCGCCTGACGAGTTTGATGAGAAAGATGTGTCATCGGTTTACAATGTCCCGTTTTTTACAAAAGGGATAAATGACAGAAAATATCTCCTTTACTGA
- a CDS encoding ArsR/SmtB family transcription factor yields MDGRYVDALKALAEPSRLRVYFLLVQIDERICVAEAMDVLGESHYNVSRYLKSLLKAGLVTAQREGKWVFYTLNKDDSPFFSNLLQAVRSIPTSEFTQEIENCKRRLAMRQNGCCVVGPDSDKWKAVRSE; encoded by the coding sequence ATGGATGGACGTTATGTGGATGCTTTAAAAGCTCTGGCCGAACCAAGCCGCTTGCGTGTTTACTTTCTGTTGGTACAGATTGACGAGCGTATATGTGTTGCAGAAGCAATGGATGTGCTGGGTGAGTCCCACTATAATGTATCCCGCTATCTCAAATCATTGCTCAAGGCTGGTTTAGTAACAGCTCAGCGTGAAGGCAAATGGGTGTTTTATACACTGAACAAAGATGACTCGCCTTTTTTCTCTAATCTGCTTCAGGCTGTTCGCAGTATCCCCACCTCTGAGTTTACTCAGGAGATAGAGAACTGTAAAAGAAGACTCGCTATGCGGCAGAACGGATGCTGCGTAGTAGGTCCGGACAGCGACAAGTGGAAGGCTGTCCGTTCAGAATAA
- a CDS encoding molybdopterin-dependent oxidoreductase has translation MSQNKKILNKLELSRRGFMKTSALLGGSAMLISNLGCANSAMKKMTDNSINSKYDLASPEHVIYSICLQCHTACAIKGKVAEGVLLKIDGNPYAAQNLYPNLDLDEPLERSARIDAKICPKGQAGIQSLYDPYRVTKVLKRAGKRGENKWVSIDFQQAIDEIVDGGNLFSNVPGEENRFVEGLKDIYRVRDAKTMKQMAEDAKAVADKKMSMTDFKAKYAGKMDLFANPDHPDAGPANAQFVFMGGRIEHGRKEFMKRFMNDCFGSPNFFEHTTICEQSHHIGYGEMFEGKHHLKPDLMNSKCVLYFGTGGFEANFGPPPLSEKITQGLTERGMKVFVVDPRFSKTAAKATRWIPIKAGTDAAYALGMGRYMIEKRLFDSKYLAAANFRAGNSINETNFTNSTWLVKIEADGPADILKPSEIGLEGDFVVMKDGKPFAGTEKGDSVFGELEVDTVINGIKVKSGFTIYKESAFSKSLSDWADECGVPVRDITDVADEFAKAGKQGTIDFYRGPVQHTNGYYNATAIIALNVMLGNTDWEGGMMLGGSHWHEYGGKKGNPYNMSKLVKNKLGKFGYPVTREKTHYEKTSFFSGYPAKRPFYPFTGNVYQEIIPSGHEKFPYGIKCLFTHMGTAAYASPAGNVFIDMLCNTEALPLFIASDIVVGETSMYADYIFPDKAIWERWGTSHTTPDVASKSSKIRQPMVEPQTETTTIYNQKVHLSMEAVAYAIAEKLGLAGFGKDGFGEGMDNLREDDFFMKLIENIAMEGDGVPAASEDELQVFAAARKHLSPTAFDIERAKSSTKNWANIVYVLNRGGRFAQLTKAYKGDKVAAQYKNKISLYVPRVATTKDSMTGKRFLGFPVYTQAADMFDRPFDFKGADLHLITYKEITGGQSRTIGNYWQNELHQAENFILMNSVDADRLGFSDGDKGKLVSAFNPEGVWDLKHGKKVPMIGNVKVSEAIRPGTVAVSWHYGHWAYGASDIILDGEVIKGESKRAAGLCSNAVNAVDPVLGDMCPTDKIGGSASFYDTKIQVVKA, from the coding sequence ATGAGTCAAAATAAAAAGATACTTAATAAACTGGAACTAAGCAGGAGAGGGTTTATGAAAACCTCGGCTCTTCTGGGCGGTTCAGCCATGCTCATCTCCAATCTGGGATGTGCGAATTCAGCAATGAAAAAAATGACTGACAACTCCATAAACAGCAAGTACGATCTTGCATCTCCTGAGCATGTCATCTATTCAATTTGCTTGCAGTGCCACACTGCATGCGCTATCAAAGGTAAGGTGGCAGAGGGTGTGCTTCTGAAGATTGACGGTAATCCATATGCTGCACAAAACCTTTACCCTAACCTTGATCTGGACGAACCTCTGGAGAGGAGCGCCAGAATTGATGCAAAAATCTGCCCCAAAGGGCAAGCGGGTATACAATCGCTTTACGATCCGTATAGAGTCACAAAGGTTCTTAAACGGGCAGGCAAAAGAGGCGAAAACAAATGGGTGAGCATAGATTTTCAGCAAGCTATTGATGAGATAGTTGACGGAGGAAACCTCTTCTCCAACGTTCCCGGTGAAGAGAACCGCTTTGTAGAAGGACTCAAAGATATTTATAGAGTCCGTGACGCAAAAACTATGAAACAGATGGCTGAGGATGCTAAGGCTGTTGCAGATAAAAAAATGTCTATGACCGATTTTAAAGCGAAATACGCAGGTAAAATGGACTTGTTCGCAAATCCTGACCATCCGGATGCCGGCCCGGCAAATGCTCAGTTTGTATTTATGGGGGGACGTATCGAACACGGGCGTAAGGAATTCATGAAGAGATTTATGAACGACTGTTTCGGTTCTCCTAACTTTTTTGAGCATACAACTATATGCGAGCAGTCTCACCACATAGGCTACGGTGAAATGTTTGAAGGTAAACACCACTTAAAGCCTGACCTCATGAACTCCAAATGCGTGCTGTATTTCGGAACAGGCGGATTCGAAGCAAACTTCGGACCTCCACCACTCAGCGAAAAAATCACACAAGGTCTTACTGAAAGAGGTATGAAAGTTTTTGTAGTTGACCCCAGATTTTCTAAAACAGCTGCAAAAGCTACCAGATGGATACCTATAAAAGCCGGTACTGATGCTGCATACGCACTCGGTATGGGAAGATATATGATAGAAAAAAGGTTGTTCGACAGCAAATATCTTGCTGCGGCTAACTTTAGAGCCGGCAACAGCATAAATGAAACAAACTTCACAAACTCAACATGGCTGGTCAAAATAGAGGCTGACGGTCCGGCAGATATTCTGAAACCTTCAGAAATCGGACTTGAGGGCGATTTTGTTGTGATGAAAGACGGTAAGCCGTTCGCCGGCACTGAAAAAGGCGATTCTGTTTTTGGTGAGCTTGAGGTGGACACTGTTATCAACGGTATAAAGGTTAAATCCGGCTTCACTATTTATAAAGAATCCGCTTTTTCAAAGTCTCTTTCCGACTGGGCAGATGAATGCGGTGTTCCTGTTCGCGACATCACAGATGTAGCTGACGAATTTGCGAAAGCAGGCAAGCAGGGGACAATAGATTTCTATCGTGGTCCGGTGCAGCATACTAACGGTTATTATAACGCAACAGCTATCATTGCTCTCAATGTGATGCTCGGCAACACTGATTGGGAAGGCGGCATGATGCTGGGCGGAAGCCATTGGCATGAGTACGGCGGCAAGAAAGGCAATCCTTACAACATGAGCAAACTGGTTAAAAACAAACTCGGAAAATTCGGATACCCTGTGACCAGAGAAAAAACTCATTATGAAAAAACATCATTCTTCTCAGGATATCCTGCAAAACGTCCTTTCTACCCTTTTACCGGAAACGTATATCAGGAGATAATACCTTCAGGACATGAGAAATTTCCTTATGGCATAAAGTGTTTATTCACTCATATGGGAACAGCGGCTTACGCCTCTCCCGCTGGTAATGTATTTATAGACATGCTGTGTAACACTGAAGCTCTTCCGCTGTTTATAGCATCTGATATAGTTGTTGGAGAGACCAGTATGTATGCAGACTACATCTTCCCCGACAAAGCTATCTGGGAACGCTGGGGGACATCTCACACCACTCCCGATGTAGCATCCAAGTCATCTAAAATCAGACAGCCTATGGTTGAACCACAGACTGAAACAACAACGATATACAACCAGAAAGTCCACCTCTCTATGGAGGCTGTGGCATATGCTATCGCTGAAAAACTAGGTCTAGCAGGATTTGGTAAAGACGGTTTCGGTGAAGGCATGGACAACCTGAGAGAAGATGATTTCTTTATGAAGCTTATAGAGAACATTGCTATGGAAGGAGACGGTGTACCTGCTGCATCAGAAGATGAACTACAGGTATTCGCTGCTGCGAGAAAACACCTTTCACCTACTGCATTTGACATAGAAAGAGCTAAGTCTTCTACTAAAAACTGGGCAAACATAGTATATGTTCTGAATAGAGGGGGAAGATTCGCTCAGCTCACAAAAGCATATAAAGGCGACAAAGTTGCTGCTCAGTATAAGAACAAGATATCCTTGTATGTTCCAAGAGTGGCCACTACAAAAGACTCTATGACCGGCAAACGCTTTTTAGGGTTCCCTGTTTATACCCAAGCTGCAGATATGTTTGACAGACCATTCGACTTCAAAGGAGCGGATCTGCACCTTATTACCTATAAGGAAATCACAGGCGGTCAGTCCAGAACAATAGGAAATTACTGGCAGAATGAGCTTCATCAGGCAGAGAATTTTATCCTGATGAACTCTGTAGATGCTGACAGGCTGGGCTTTAGCGACGGTGACAAAGGTAAGCTTGTGTCTGCCTTTAACCCGGAAGGTGTTTGGGATCTTAAACACGGTAAAAAAGTTCCTATGATTGGAAACGTTAAAGTTTCTGAAGCTATACGCCCCGGCACAGTTGCCGTATCATGGCATTACGGTCATTGGGCATATGGTGCTTCTGACATCATTCTCGATGGTGAAGTCATCAAAGGCGAATCAAAGAGAGCAGCAGGACTTTGCAGTAATGCTGTAAACGCTGTTGATCCTGTGCTCGGAGACATGTGCCCCACAGACAAAATTGGGGGGAGCGCATCCTTTTATGATACAAAAATACAAGTTGTAAAAGCGTAA
- a CDS encoding 4Fe-4S dicluster domain-containing protein translates to MNESNIVRMQRDLEKALLRPEAKRKWAMLIDVRKCTGCHSCSVSCKAENKTPPGVNYRWVKEAEDGTYPNVMRIFMPGMCMQCDNAPCITACTSGAIYKRQDGIVAIDYSKCVGCGGNAVDACPYGAVSLDKGDFYSNEAYEHGPVYEYDKKYKRNDDSSTINSCRKCHYCLHRLKSGMLPTCVTTCLGGATYFGDINDPESLVAQKAKELNLYVYMQDEKTLPTTQFITDSVELCKKCHG, encoded by the coding sequence ATGAACGAATCCAATATCGTAAGGATGCAGAGAGACCTTGAAAAAGCTCTTTTAAGGCCTGAAGCAAAACGAAAATGGGCCATGTTGATTGATGTCAGAAAATGTACAGGGTGTCACTCATGCTCAGTTTCATGCAAAGCAGAAAATAAGACTCCGCCAGGAGTAAACTACAGATGGGTAAAAGAAGCTGAAGACGGCACTTATCCTAACGTAATGAGAATATTTATGCCTGGCATGTGTATGCAGTGCGACAACGCTCCATGCATAACAGCATGCACTTCAGGAGCCATTTATAAAAGGCAGGACGGAATAGTCGCTATCGATTATTCCAAGTGCGTGGGCTGTGGCGGCAATGCAGTGGACGCATGCCCTTATGGTGCTGTATCGCTTGATAAAGGCGACTTCTACAGCAACGAGGCATATGAGCACGGCCCCGTTTACGAATACGACAAGAAGTATAAAAGAAATGACGACAGCTCTACAATAAACAGTTGTAGAAAGTGTCACTACTGCCTGCACCGGCTTAAATCCGGCATGCTGCCTACATGCGTGACAACATGCCTTGGCGGAGCCACATATTTCGGAGACATTAACGACCCCGAAAGTCTCGTCGCCCAAAAGGCAAAAGAGCTTAATTTGTACGTTTATATGCAGGACGAAAAAACATTACCAACAACACAGTTCATTACAGATAGCGTAGAACTTTGTAAAAAGTGTCACGGATAA
- a CDS encoding FecCD family ABC transporter permease, whose amino-acid sequence MALSKTAFCTALAALMFALILYAVKHGALDVSWREVIQAIFGYGQNDDLKYIIWNLRLPRIIAAVVVGACLAVTGVVLQNILNNPLASSFTLGISHGAAFGASFAILVMGAGGLSHIGSGVVLSKLHSIAAGAFAGSLAASGVILLFSFFSGITAQGLILVGIAMSSFFNACTMLLQFFSTDSQLAAAVFWTFGDLGKGGWTEAFIITGVLIAGCLALIKFSWDYDVIRWGQATAEGLGVDVKKVRLISLLITSLMAATATAYYGVIGFVGLIAPHMVRLVFRHSGHLFLITASGLLGGVFLLFADILGQSIVSPLSLPVGILTAFTGVPVFLFLLLKRSVKDA is encoded by the coding sequence ATGGCGTTGAGTAAAACCGCTTTCTGTACGGCACTGGCAGCTTTGATGTTTGCGCTTATTCTTTACGCTGTCAAGCACGGGGCTTTGGATGTCTCTTGGAGAGAGGTTATTCAGGCTATTTTCGGTTACGGACAGAATGATGATCTGAAATATATAATATGGAACCTGCGTCTGCCGAGGATAATAGCTGCGGTGGTTGTGGGTGCTTGTCTGGCTGTAACAGGAGTTGTACTTCAGAATATACTGAACAATCCCCTTGCCTCATCATTTACACTGGGGATATCCCACGGAGCGGCTTTCGGAGCTTCATTCGCCATACTTGTAATGGGTGCTGGCGGACTGTCACACATAGGGTCAGGAGTTGTTCTGAGCAAGCTCCACAGCATAGCTGCAGGAGCCTTTGCAGGTTCGCTGGCAGCATCTGGTGTAATACTGCTGTTTTCATTTTTCAGTGGTATTACAGCGCAGGGGCTTATTCTGGTGGGGATAGCAATGTCTTCATTCTTTAACGCCTGTACAATGCTGTTGCAGTTTTTTTCCACAGATAGCCAACTTGCCGCTGCGGTATTCTGGACATTCGGAGATCTGGGGAAGGGCGGATGGACAGAAGCCTTTATAATCACAGGCGTTCTGATTGCCGGGTGTCTTGCGCTTATAAAATTCAGCTGGGATTATGATGTGATAAGGTGGGGGCAGGCAACGGCAGAGGGGCTTGGTGTTGATGTGAAAAAGGTTAGGCTTATATCCCTGCTGATAACATCTCTGATGGCTGCCACGGCGACAGCATATTACGGTGTCATAGGTTTTGTAGGATTGATCGCACCGCATATGGTCAGGCTTGTGTTCAGGCATAGCGGGCATCTTTTTCTTATCACTGCTTCCGGTCTTCTGGGGGGTGTGTTTCTCCTTTTTGCGGATATATTGGGGCAGAGTATTGTTTCCCCTCTGAGCCTTCCTGTTGGGATACTTACAGCCTTTACGGGGGTGCCTGTGTTCCTGTTTCTCCTTTTGAAGAGGTCGGTGAAAGATGCTTAA
- a CDS encoding sigma-54-dependent transcriptional regulator — MLKVLLIDDDESICYSIKRSLSKSYEVFTALDSSKAYAILKDIEIDFIFLDYQLNDENGLDVLKTIRSTNENVPVTLLTAHGTSEILIDAIRYGAVDFLSKPVDACKLTGAIEKYAGCFSLSHDPEYFERLPETLNSELVIAESAAMKEVLKKVAVISSTRSPVLITGESGTGKDVVAKLIHRYSPRKDKPFISINSAAIPEHLLESEFFGHIKGSFTGAVANKQGKFQAADGGTIFLDEIGDMPISLQGKLLHVLQDGVIQRIGDNSFQKVDIRIISATNRSMKQIVKDGLFREDLFYRINAFEISIPPLRLRKDDIWPLCIHYLKLQAAEINKDITFIEKSVREVFEKQKWPGNVRELKNTMAKLAVNTNSKALRADTVMEALGSSYGTSDELLDYFMKYNGENLLQKSVDELESNLINRCIADSAGNHTLAAKKLGISRATLYDKIKKLNR; from the coding sequence ATGCTGAAAGTTTTGCTGATAGATGACGATGAGTCGATATGTTATAGTATAAAACGTTCTTTATCTAAATCTTACGAGGTTTTTACTGCTCTGGATTCATCTAAAGCATATGCAATTTTGAAAGATATAGAGATTGATTTTATCTTTCTTGACTACCAGCTAAATGATGAAAACGGTCTGGATGTTCTCAAAACAATCAGGTCTACCAACGAAAACGTCCCGGTCACTCTGCTGACAGCACATGGCACGTCAGAAATCCTGATAGATGCCATAAGATACGGTGCTGTTGACTTCCTCTCCAAACCTGTAGATGCCTGTAAACTGACTGGCGCAATCGAAAAATACGCCGGATGTTTCAGCCTCAGCCATGACCCTGAATATTTCGAAAGGCTTCCGGAGACATTGAACAGTGAGCTGGTTATCGCTGAATCTGCTGCAATGAAAGAAGTTCTGAAAAAAGTTGCAGTTATCTCTTCAACGAGATCCCCTGTGCTGATAACAGGCGAAAGCGGCACTGGTAAGGATGTCGTTGCAAAGCTTATACATAGATACAGTCCACGCAAGGATAAGCCGTTTATCAGCATAAATAGTGCTGCCATCCCCGAGCATCTTCTTGAAAGTGAATTCTTCGGACATATAAAAGGCTCATTTACAGGTGCTGTCGCAAACAAACAGGGGAAATTTCAGGCGGCAGACGGTGGAACGATTTTTCTTGATGAAATAGGAGATATGCCTATCTCTCTTCAGGGGAAACTCCTGCATGTTCTGCAAGACGGTGTAATACAACGGATAGGGGATAACTCATTTCAGAAGGTTGATATACGCATCATTTCAGCCACCAACAGATCCATGAAACAAATAGTCAAAGACGGGCTTTTCAGAGAAGACCTCTTTTACAGAATTAATGCTTTCGAAATAAGTATTCCGCCGCTCAGGCTCAGAAAAGATGATATATGGCCTTTATGCATACATTATCTGAAGCTTCAGGCTGCCGAAATAAACAAAGATATTACATTTATAGAAAAATCAGTACGAGAAGTATTTGAAAAACAAAAATGGCCTGGCAATGTACGTGAACTGAAAAACACCATGGCAAAGCTAGCAGTTAACACAAACTCTAAAGCATTAAGAGCTGACACGGTTATGGAAGCATTAGGCAGTTCATATGGCACTTCTGATGAACTCCTTGATTATTTTATGAAATACAACGGTGAAAACCTCCTTCAAAAATCAGTCGATGAACTTGAGTCAAATCTGATCAACAGATGCATTGCAGATAGCGCAGGGAACCATACACTTGCAGCTAAAAAACTGGGAATAAGCCGTGCTACCCTCTATGATAAAATCAAGAAACTAAATCGTTAA
- the phnD gene encoding phosphate/phosphite/phosphonate ABC transporter substrate-binding protein, which translates to MGKYVFFILSIILVCVASFAEPLHIGIASIVSPDESLALYYDFNNYIGNKLGMEVETIIKRDYDVMNRMIKDSAVDVAFICTGAIAALDESEVRILAVPEVAGKQSYRSYIITNKSFDIKNISDLEGRSFAFTDRLSNSGTIYPSYLLIQHFNKSPEKILRKIYYTKSHDKSIFLINKGVVEAAAVDSLIFEFIKKKQPEKVENIKIIYTLPEMTSPPVVASSHISDEIFNKIRYLLLNMDKDPDGVKILKFLNIDRFVEAEMEDFNVIRKISETVEEFNSKNNPQKLQ; encoded by the coding sequence ATGGGGAAATACGTTTTTTTTATACTATCCATCATTCTGGTTTGTGTGGCATCTTTTGCAGAGCCGCTCCATATAGGCATCGCATCTATAGTTTCTCCAGATGAGTCGCTGGCTCTTTACTATGATTTTAATAACTATATTGGAAATAAGCTTGGTATGGAGGTGGAAACCATTATCAAGCGTGATTATGACGTTATGAACCGGATGATAAAAGATAGTGCGGTTGATGTTGCTTTCATATGCACGGGAGCCATAGCTGCTTTGGATGAGTCCGAAGTGCGCATACTGGCAGTGCCGGAAGTTGCTGGTAAACAATCTTATAGATCTTATATAATCACGAATAAATCATTTGATATTAAAAATATCTCTGATCTGGAAGGGCGGAGTTTTGCATTCACCGACAGACTTTCCAACAGCGGGACAATCTATCCGTCTTACCTGCTGATTCAGCATTTCAATAAATCGCCGGAAAAAATACTGCGCAAGATTTACTATACAAAAAGCCACGATAAATCAATTTTTTTAATAAACAAAGGAGTAGTTGAAGCTGCCGCAGTAGACAGCCTTATTTTTGAATTTATAAAAAAGAAACAGCCTGAGAAAGTTGAGAATATAAAAATCATTTATACCCTGCCTGAAATGACCTCTCCGCCGGTTGTAGCATCTTCTCACATTAGTGACGAGATATTTAATAAAATACGTTACTTACTGTTGAACATGGATAAAGATCCAGACGGAGTAAAAATTCTGAAATTTCTGAATATCGATAGATTTGTTGAGGCAGAAATGGAAGATTTCAATGTAATAAGGAAAATCAGTGAAACGGTTGAAGAATTTAATTCTAAGAATAACCCCCAAAAGCTTCAGTAA